In Saccharothrix syringae, the following are encoded in one genomic region:
- a CDS encoding PucR family transcriptional regulator has product MYPTVAEALALPVVRRGGPTVVAGAAGMGRRVRWVHAAEVADIAHLLRGGELVLTTGIALPEDPEGLAGYVAELAAVGAAGLVVELVRRWSDEVPGALVAAAERHELPLVTLSRETRFVSVTEAVVALIVDAQLAELRAAEQVHEAFTALTVAGAEPAEVLREVARTSGLPVVLETLGHDVLAYDAAGQDPTALLADWGQRSRAVAVAERTAYHEASGWLVTVVGARGADWGRLVLVTPEAPPHRHVVVAERAASALAVHRLVARDRESLERQTHRTLLTQLLGQPPADLPARAAALGVPLDRRQLVGVAIRPGAATAPAQALATQEVLRDLAEATALAARRVTVPALVGVVDDTSVRALLSLPPQAGLTGVLRRLAREVHRTAAGTQHALPVVVAVGTTVTGLADVRRSLGEAAHVAGAALRSPGSRLYHRLDDVRLRGLLHLLREDERVRAFADRELGPLLARDDNQGSRLVELLRCYCEHGGNKSAAAAAAHLSRTAYYQQLARIEQVLGVSLEDPESVLSLYVALLVHQAGGRDPQLPRPPSAAD; this is encoded by the coding sequence GTGTACCCGACCGTCGCCGAGGCGCTCGCCCTGCCCGTGGTCCGCCGGGGCGGGCCCACCGTGGTCGCGGGCGCGGCCGGGATGGGGCGGCGGGTGCGCTGGGTGCACGCGGCCGAGGTGGCCGACATCGCGCACCTGCTGCGCGGCGGCGAGCTGGTGCTGACCACCGGCATCGCGCTGCCCGAGGACCCGGAGGGGCTGGCCGGGTACGTGGCCGAGCTGGCGGCGGTGGGCGCGGCCGGGCTGGTGGTGGAGCTGGTGCGGCGGTGGAGCGACGAGGTGCCGGGCGCGCTGGTGGCCGCCGCCGAGCGGCACGAGCTGCCGCTGGTCACGCTGTCCCGGGAGACCCGGTTCGTGTCGGTGACCGAGGCCGTGGTGGCGCTGATCGTGGACGCGCAGCTGGCCGAGCTGCGCGCGGCCGAGCAGGTGCACGAGGCGTTCACCGCGCTGACCGTGGCCGGTGCCGAGCCCGCCGAGGTGCTGCGGGAGGTGGCGCGGACCTCCGGGCTGCCGGTGGTGCTGGAGACGCTGGGGCACGACGTGCTGGCCTACGACGCGGCCGGGCAGGACCCGACCGCGCTGCTGGCCGACTGGGGGCAGCGGTCGCGGGCGGTCGCGGTGGCCGAGCGGACCGCCTACCACGAGGCGTCCGGGTGGCTGGTGACCGTGGTGGGCGCGCGGGGCGCCGACTGGGGCAGGCTGGTGCTGGTCACGCCCGAGGCGCCGCCGCACCGGCACGTGGTGGTGGCCGAGCGGGCGGCGTCGGCGCTGGCCGTGCACCGGCTGGTGGCGCGGGACCGGGAGTCGCTGGAGCGGCAGACCCACCGGACGCTGCTGACCCAGTTGCTCGGGCAGCCGCCGGCGGACCTGCCGGCCCGGGCCGCCGCGCTGGGCGTGCCCCTGGACCGGCGGCAGCTGGTCGGCGTGGCGATCCGGCCGGGCGCGGCGACCGCGCCCGCGCAGGCCCTGGCCACCCAGGAGGTGCTGCGGGACCTCGCCGAGGCGACGGCGCTGGCGGCTCGGCGGGTGACGGTGCCCGCACTGGTCGGCGTGGTCGACGACACGAGCGTGCGGGCGTTGCTCTCGTTGCCGCCGCAGGCCGGGCTGACCGGTGTGCTGCGGCGGTTGGCGCGGGAGGTGCACCGGACGGCGGCGGGCACGCAGCACGCGCTGCCGGTGGTGGTGGCCGTCGGCACGACCGTGACCGGCCTGGCCGACGTGCGGCGATCATTGGGCGAGGCGGCGCACGTCGCCGGTGCGGCGTTGCGGTCGCCGGGTTCCCGGCTGTACCACCGGCTGGACGACGTGCGCCTGCGCGGGCTGCTGCACCTGCTGCGGGAGGACGAGCGGGTGCGGGCGTTCGCGGACCGGGAACTCGGGCCGCTGCTGGCGCGGGACGACAACCAGGGCAGCCGCCTGGTGGAGCTGCTGCGGTGCTACTGCGAGCACGGCGGCAACAAGTCCGCCGCGGCCGCCGCCGCGCACCTCTCGCGGACCGCGTACTACCAGCAGTTGGCCCGGATCGAGCAGGTGCTCGGGGTGTCCTTGGAGGACCCGGAGTCGGTGCTGTCGCTGTACGTCGCGCTGCTGGTGCACCAGGCGGGCGGGCGGGACCCTCAGCTGCCCCGCCCGCCCTCGGCGGCGGACTAG